A single genomic interval of Pan paniscus chromosome 18, NHGRI_mPanPan1-v2.0_pri, whole genome shotgun sequence harbors:
- the ATXN2L gene encoding ataxin-2-like protein isoform X8, translated as MLKPQPPQQPSQPQQPPPTQQAVARRPPGGTSPPNGGLPGPLATSAAPPGPPAAASPCLGPVAAAGSGLRRGAEGILAPQPPPPQQHQERPGAAAIGSARGQSTGKGPPQSPVFEGVYNNSRMLHFLTAVVGSTCDVKVKNGTTYEGIFKTLSSKFELAVDAVHRKASEPAGGPRREDIVDTMVFKPSDVMLVHFRNVDFNYATKDKFTDSAIAMSSKVNGEHKEKVLQRWEGGDSNSDDYDLESDMSNGWDPNEMFKFNEENYGVKTTYDSSLSSYTVPLEKDNSEEFRQRELRAAQLAREIESSPQYRLRIAMENDDGRTEEEKHSAVQRQGSGRESPSLASREGKYIPLPQRVREGPRGGVRCSSSRGGRPGLSSLPPRGPHHLDNSSPGPGSEARGINGGPSRMSPKAQRPLRGAKTLSSPSNRPSGETSVPPPPAAPPFLPVGRMYPPRSPKSAAPAPISASCPEPPIGSAVPTSSASIPVTSSVSDPGVGSISPASPKISLAPTDVKELSTKEPGRTLEPQELARIAGKVPGLQNEQKRFQLEELRKFGAQFKLQPSSSPENSLDPFPPRILKEEPKGKEKEVDGLLTSEPMGSPVSSKTESVSDKEDKPPLAPSGGTEGPEQPPPPCPSQTGSPPVGLIKGEDKDEGPVAEQVKKSTLNPNAKEFNPTKPLLSVNKSTSTPTSPGPRTHSTPSIPVLTAGQSGLYSPQYISYIPQIHMGPAVQAPQMYPYPVSNSVPGQQGKYRGAKGSLPPQRSDQHQPASAPPMMQAAAAAGPPLVAATPYSSYIPYNPQQFPGQPAMMQPMAHYPSQPVFAPMLQSNPRMLTSGSHPQAIVSSSTPQYPSAEQPTPQALYATVHQSYPHHATQLHAHQPQPATTPTGSQPQSQHAAPSPVQHQAGQAPHLGSGQPQQNLYHPGALTGTPPSLPPGPSAQSPQSSFPQPAAVYAIHHQQLPHGFTNMAHVTQAHVQTGITAAPPPHPGAPHPPQVMLLHPPQSHGGPPQGAVPQSGVPALSASTPSPYPYIGHPQGEQPGQAPGFPGGADDRIPPLPPPGELKIVLAAT; from the exons ATGTTGAAGCCTCAGCCGCCACAACAGCCCTCCCAGCCCCAGCAGCCGCCCCCCACGCAACAGGCCGTGGCCCGTCGGCCCCCCGGGGGCACCAGCCCTCCCAACGGCGGCCTCCCGGGGCCGCTGGCCACCTCTGCGGCTCCTCCCGGGCCTCCAGCGGCCGCCTCCCCCTGCCTGGGGCCTGTGGCCGCTGCCGGGAGCGGGCTCCGCCGGGGAGCCGAAGGCATCTTggcgccgcagccgccgccgccgcagcagCACCAGGAGAGGCCGGGGGCAGCCGCCATCGGCAGCGCCAG ggGACAGAGCACAGGAAAGGGACCCCCACAGTCACCT GTGTTTGAAGGCGTCTACAACAATTCCAGAATGCTGCATTTCCTTACAGCTGTTGTG GGCTCCACTTGTGATGTAAAGGTGAAAAATGGTACCACTTATGAGGGTATCTTCAAGACGCTAAGCTCAAAG TTTGAACTAGCCGTGGATGCTGTGCACCGGAAAGCATCTGAGCCAGCAGGTGGCCCTCGTCGGGAGGACATTGTGGACACCATGGTGTTTAAGCCAAGTGATGTCATGCTTGTTCACTTCCGAAATGTTGACTTCAACTACGCTACTAAAG ACAAGTTCACCGATTCAGCCATTGCCATGAGCTCGAAAGTGAATGGGGAACACAAAGAGAAGGTGCTTCAGCGCTGGGAGGGGGGTGACAGCAACAGCGACGACTATGACCTCGAGTCTGACATG tccAATGGATGGGACCCCAATGAAATGTTCAAGTTCAATGAGGAGAACTACGGTGTGAAGACTACCTATGATAGCAGTCTTTCTTCTTATAC GGTGCCCTTAGAAAAGGACAACTCAGAAGAGTTTCGTCAGCGAGAGCTGCGTGCGGCCCAGTTGGCTCGAGAGATTGAATCAAGCCCCCAGTACCGCCTACGGATCGCCATGGAGAACGACGATGGGCGCACTGAAGAGGAGAAGCACAGTGCAGTCCAGCGGCAGGGCTCAGGGCGGGAGAGCCCCAGCTTGGCATCCAG GGAGGGGAAGTATATCCCTCTGCCTCAACGAGTCCGGGAAGGTCCCCGGGGAGGAGTTCGATGCAGCAGCTCTCGGGGCGGTCGGCCTGGCCTTAGCTCTTTGCCACCTCGTGGCCCTCACCATCTGGACAACAGCAGCCCTGGCCCAGGTTCTGAGGCCCGTGGTATCAATGGAG gcCCTTCCCGCATGTCCCCAAAGGCACAGCGGCCTCTGAGAGGTGCCAAGACTCTGTCTTCGCCCAGTAATAGGCCTTCTGGAGAAACttctgttcctcctcctcctgcag CTCCCCCTTTTCTTCCAGTGGGCCGGATGTATCCCCCGCGTTCTCCCAAGTCTGCTGCCCCTGCCCCAATCTCAGCTTCCTGTCCAGAGCCTCCCATCGGCTCGGCAGTGCCAACCTCTTCAGCCTCCATCCCTGTGACCTCATCAGTCTCAGATCCTGGAGTGGGCTCCATTTCTCCAGCTTCTCCAAAGATCTCCCTGGCCCCCACAGATG TAAAAGAACTCTCTACCAAGGAACCTGGGAGAACTCTGGAGCCCCAGGAGCTGGCTCGGATAGCTGGGAAAG TCCCTGGTCTTCAGAATGAACAGAAACGATTCCAACTGGAAGAACTGAGAAAGTTTGGGGCCCAGTTTAAG CTTCAGCCCAGTAGCTCCCCTGAGAACAGCCTGGATCCTTTTCCTCCCCGGATCTTAAAGGAGGAGcccaaaggaaaggagaaggaggttgATGGTCTGTTGACTTCAGAGCCCATGGGGTCTCCCGTCTCCTCCAAGACAGAGTCCGTATCGGATAAGGAGGACAAACCACCTCTGGCACCATCAGGAGGCACTGAGGGGCCAGAGCAGCCCCCACCACCTTGTCCAAGCCAAACTGGCAGCCCCCCGGTGGGCCTCATCAAGGGAGAAGACAAAGATGAGGGCCCTGTTGCTGA ACAAGTAAAGAAATCAACGTTGAACCCTAATGCTAAGGAGTTCAATCCTACAAAGCCTCTGCTgtctgtg AATAAATCCACCAGTACCCCAACTTCTCCGGGGCCCCGGACTCATTCAACTCCctccatcccggtgctgacagcaGGCCAGAGTGGGCTATACAGCCCCCAGTACATCTCCTACATACCTCAGATCCACATGGGACCAGCTGTGCAG GCACCTCAGATGTATCCATATCCTGTATCCAATTCAGTGCCTGGGCAGCAGGGCAAGTACCGGGGAGCAAAAG gCTCCCTTCCTCCGCAGCGCTCGGACCAACACCAGCCAGCCTCAGCCCCGCCGATGATGCAGGCCGCCGCGGCTGCTGGCCCGCCTCTGGTGGCTGCCACGCCCTATTCTTCCTACATCCCCTACAACCCTCAGCAGTTCCCAGGCCAGCCGGCCATGATGCAGCCCATGGCCCACTACCCCTCACAG CCGGTGTTTGCCCCCATGCTTCAGAGCAACCCACGCATGCTGACGTCGGGCAGCCATCCCCAGGCCATCGTGTCATCCTCTACCCCTCAGTACCCTTCTGCAGAGCAGCCTACCCCCCAAGCCCTTTATG CCACTGTTCACCAGTCCTACCCACACCATGCCACACAGCTCCATGCCCACCAGCCGCAGCCAGCTACCACGCCTACTGGAAGCCAGCCGCAGTCCCAGCATGCGGCCCCCAGTCCTGTCCAG CATCAGGCGGGGCAGGCCCCACACTTGGGCAGTGGACAGCCACAGCAGAATCTGTACCACCCAGGGGCCCTGACAGGCACGCCGCCCTCTCTGCCACCGGGACCTTCTGCCCAGTCCCCTCAGAGCAGCTTCCCCCAGCCAGCCGCTGTGTATGCCATCCACCACCAGCAGCTGCCCCACGGCTTCACCAACATGGCCCATGTTACCCAG GCCCATGTCCAAACTGGAATCACAGCAGCCCCGCCCCCTCACCCTGGGGCTCCCCACCCgccccaggtgatgctgctgcaCCCACCCCAGAGTCATGGGGGGCCCCCCCAAGGCGCGGTGCCCCAGAGTGGGGTGCCTGCACTCTCAGCTTCCACACCCTCACCCTACCCCTACATCGGACACCCCCAAGGTGAGCAGCCTGGCCAGGCGCCTGGATTTCCAGGAGGAGCCGATGACAGGATTC CTCCCCTTCCACCCCCCGGGGAACTGAAGATTGTCCTGGCCGCGACCTGA
- the ATXN2L gene encoding ataxin-2-like protein isoform X10 produces MLKPQPPQQPSQPQQPPPTQQAVARRPPGGTSPPNGGLPGPLATSAAPPGPPAAASPCLGPVAAAGSGLRRGAEGILAPQPPPPQQHQERPGAAAIGSARGQSTGKGPPQSPVFEGVYNNSRMLHFLTAVVGSTCDVKVKNGTTYEGIFKTLSSKFELAVDAVHRKASEPAGGPRREDIVDTMVFKPSDVMLVHFRNVDFNYATKDKFTDSAIAMSSKVNGEHKEKVLQRWEGGDSNSDDYDLESDMSNGWDPNEMFKFNEENYGVKTTYDSSLSSYTVPLEKDNSEEFRQRELRAAQLAREIESSPQYRLRIAMENDDGRTEEEKHSAVQRQGSGRESPSLASREGKYIPLPQRVREGPRGGVRCSSSRGGRPGLSSLPPRGPHHLDNSSPGPGSEARGINGGPSRMSPKAQRPLRGAKTLSSPSNRPSGETSVPPPPAVGRMYPPRSPKSAAPAPISASCPEPPIGSAVPTSSASIPVTSSVSDPGVGSISPASPKISLAPTDVKELSTKEPGRTLEPQELARIAGKVPGLQNEQKRFQLEELRKFGAQFKLQPSSSPENSLDPFPPRILKEEPKGKEKEVDGLLTSEPMGSPVSSKTESVSDKEDKPPLAPSGGTEGPEQPPPPCPSQTGSPPVGLIKGEDKDEGPVAEQVKKSTLNPNAKEFNPTKPLLSVNKSTSTPTSPGPRTHSTPSIPVLTAGQSGLYSPQYISYIPQIHMGPAVQAPQMYPYPVSNSVPGQQGKYRGAKGSLPPQRSDQHQPASAPPMMQAAAAAGPPLVAATPYSSYIPYNPQQFPGQPAMMQPMAHYPSQPVFAPMLQSNPRMLTSGSHPQAIVSSSTPQYPSAEQPTPQALYATVHQSYPHHATQLHAHQPQPATTPTGSQPQSQHAAPSPVQHQAGQAPHLGSGQPQQNLYHPGALTGTPPSLPPGPSAQSPQSSFPQPAAVYAIHHQQLPHGFTNMAHVTQAHVQTGITAAPPPHPGAPHPPQVMLLHPPQSHGGPPQGAVPQSGVPALSASTPSPYPYIGHPQGEQPGQAPGFPGGADDRIPPLPPPGELKIVLAAT; encoded by the exons ATGTTGAAGCCTCAGCCGCCACAACAGCCCTCCCAGCCCCAGCAGCCGCCCCCCACGCAACAGGCCGTGGCCCGTCGGCCCCCCGGGGGCACCAGCCCTCCCAACGGCGGCCTCCCGGGGCCGCTGGCCACCTCTGCGGCTCCTCCCGGGCCTCCAGCGGCCGCCTCCCCCTGCCTGGGGCCTGTGGCCGCTGCCGGGAGCGGGCTCCGCCGGGGAGCCGAAGGCATCTTggcgccgcagccgccgccgccgcagcagCACCAGGAGAGGCCGGGGGCAGCCGCCATCGGCAGCGCCAG ggGACAGAGCACAGGAAAGGGACCCCCACAGTCACCT GTGTTTGAAGGCGTCTACAACAATTCCAGAATGCTGCATTTCCTTACAGCTGTTGTG GGCTCCACTTGTGATGTAAAGGTGAAAAATGGTACCACTTATGAGGGTATCTTCAAGACGCTAAGCTCAAAG TTTGAACTAGCCGTGGATGCTGTGCACCGGAAAGCATCTGAGCCAGCAGGTGGCCCTCGTCGGGAGGACATTGTGGACACCATGGTGTTTAAGCCAAGTGATGTCATGCTTGTTCACTTCCGAAATGTTGACTTCAACTACGCTACTAAAG ACAAGTTCACCGATTCAGCCATTGCCATGAGCTCGAAAGTGAATGGGGAACACAAAGAGAAGGTGCTTCAGCGCTGGGAGGGGGGTGACAGCAACAGCGACGACTATGACCTCGAGTCTGACATG tccAATGGATGGGACCCCAATGAAATGTTCAAGTTCAATGAGGAGAACTACGGTGTGAAGACTACCTATGATAGCAGTCTTTCTTCTTATAC GGTGCCCTTAGAAAAGGACAACTCAGAAGAGTTTCGTCAGCGAGAGCTGCGTGCGGCCCAGTTGGCTCGAGAGATTGAATCAAGCCCCCAGTACCGCCTACGGATCGCCATGGAGAACGACGATGGGCGCACTGAAGAGGAGAAGCACAGTGCAGTCCAGCGGCAGGGCTCAGGGCGGGAGAGCCCCAGCTTGGCATCCAG GGAGGGGAAGTATATCCCTCTGCCTCAACGAGTCCGGGAAGGTCCCCGGGGAGGAGTTCGATGCAGCAGCTCTCGGGGCGGTCGGCCTGGCCTTAGCTCTTTGCCACCTCGTGGCCCTCACCATCTGGACAACAGCAGCCCTGGCCCAGGTTCTGAGGCCCGTGGTATCAATGGAG gcCCTTCCCGCATGTCCCCAAAGGCACAGCGGCCTCTGAGAGGTGCCAAGACTCTGTCTTCGCCCAGTAATAGGCCTTCTGGAGAAACttctgttcctcctcctcctgcag TGGGCCGGATGTATCCCCCGCGTTCTCCCAAGTCTGCTGCCCCTGCCCCAATCTCAGCTTCCTGTCCAGAGCCTCCCATCGGCTCGGCAGTGCCAACCTCTTCAGCCTCCATCCCTGTGACCTCATCAGTCTCAGATCCTGGAGTGGGCTCCATTTCTCCAGCTTCTCCAAAGATCTCCCTGGCCCCCACAGATG TAAAAGAACTCTCTACCAAGGAACCTGGGAGAACTCTGGAGCCCCAGGAGCTGGCTCGGATAGCTGGGAAAG TCCCTGGTCTTCAGAATGAACAGAAACGATTCCAACTGGAAGAACTGAGAAAGTTTGGGGCCCAGTTTAAG CTTCAGCCCAGTAGCTCCCCTGAGAACAGCCTGGATCCTTTTCCTCCCCGGATCTTAAAGGAGGAGcccaaaggaaaggagaaggaggttgATGGTCTGTTGACTTCAGAGCCCATGGGGTCTCCCGTCTCCTCCAAGACAGAGTCCGTATCGGATAAGGAGGACAAACCACCTCTGGCACCATCAGGAGGCACTGAGGGGCCAGAGCAGCCCCCACCACCTTGTCCAAGCCAAACTGGCAGCCCCCCGGTGGGCCTCATCAAGGGAGAAGACAAAGATGAGGGCCCTGTTGCTGA ACAAGTAAAGAAATCAACGTTGAACCCTAATGCTAAGGAGTTCAATCCTACAAAGCCTCTGCTgtctgtg AATAAATCCACCAGTACCCCAACTTCTCCGGGGCCCCGGACTCATTCAACTCCctccatcccggtgctgacagcaGGCCAGAGTGGGCTATACAGCCCCCAGTACATCTCCTACATACCTCAGATCCACATGGGACCAGCTGTGCAG GCACCTCAGATGTATCCATATCCTGTATCCAATTCAGTGCCTGGGCAGCAGGGCAAGTACCGGGGAGCAAAAG gCTCCCTTCCTCCGCAGCGCTCGGACCAACACCAGCCAGCCTCAGCCCCGCCGATGATGCAGGCCGCCGCGGCTGCTGGCCCGCCTCTGGTGGCTGCCACGCCCTATTCTTCCTACATCCCCTACAACCCTCAGCAGTTCCCAGGCCAGCCGGCCATGATGCAGCCCATGGCCCACTACCCCTCACAG CCGGTGTTTGCCCCCATGCTTCAGAGCAACCCACGCATGCTGACGTCGGGCAGCCATCCCCAGGCCATCGTGTCATCCTCTACCCCTCAGTACCCTTCTGCAGAGCAGCCTACCCCCCAAGCCCTTTATG CCACTGTTCACCAGTCCTACCCACACCATGCCACACAGCTCCATGCCCACCAGCCGCAGCCAGCTACCACGCCTACTGGAAGCCAGCCGCAGTCCCAGCATGCGGCCCCCAGTCCTGTCCAG CATCAGGCGGGGCAGGCCCCACACTTGGGCAGTGGACAGCCACAGCAGAATCTGTACCACCCAGGGGCCCTGACAGGCACGCCGCCCTCTCTGCCACCGGGACCTTCTGCCCAGTCCCCTCAGAGCAGCTTCCCCCAGCCAGCCGCTGTGTATGCCATCCACCACCAGCAGCTGCCCCACGGCTTCACCAACATGGCCCATGTTACCCAG GCCCATGTCCAAACTGGAATCACAGCAGCCCCGCCCCCTCACCCTGGGGCTCCCCACCCgccccaggtgatgctgctgcaCCCACCCCAGAGTCATGGGGGGCCCCCCCAAGGCGCGGTGCCCCAGAGTGGGGTGCCTGCACTCTCAGCTTCCACACCCTCACCCTACCCCTACATCGGACACCCCCAAGGTGAGCAGCCTGGCCAGGCGCCTGGATTTCCAGGAGGAGCCGATGACAGGATTC CTCCCCTTCCACCCCCCGGGGAACTGAAGATTGTCCTGGCCGCGACCTGA
- the ATXN2L gene encoding ataxin-2-like protein isoform X32 has protein sequence MAFAAALSPSPASGPLFALNRRLHQPATSRVTWQLVIPAEGQSTGKGPPQSPVFEGVYNNSRMLHFLTAVVGSTCDVKVKNGTTYEGIFKTLSSKFELAVDAVHRKASEPAGGPRREDIVDTMVFKPSDVMLVHFRNVDFNYATKDKFTDSAIAMSSKVNGEHKEKVLQRWEGGDSNSDDYDLESDMSNGWDPNEMFKFNEENYGVKTTYDSSLSSYTVPLEKDNSEEFRQRELRAAQLAREIESSPQYRLRIAMENDDGRTEEEKHSAVQRQGSGRESPSLASREGKYIPLPQRVREGPRGGVRCSSSRGGRPGLSSLPPRGPHHLDNSSPGPGSEARGINGGPSRMSPKAQRPLRGAKTLSSPSNRPSGETSVPPPPAVGRMYPPRSPKSAAPAPISASCPEPPIGSAVPTSSASIPVTSSVSDPGVGSISPASPKISLAPTDVKELSTKEPGRTLEPQELARIAGKVPGLQNEQKRFQLEELRKFGAQFKLQPSSSPENSLDPFPPRILKEEPKGKEKEVDGLLTSEPMGSPVSSKTESVSDKEDKPPLAPSGGTEGPEQPPPPCPSQTGSPPVGLIKGEDKDEGPVAEQVKKSTLNPNAKEFNPTKPLLSVNKSTSTPTSPGPRTHSTPSIPVLTAGQSGLYSPQYISYIPQIHMGPAVQAPQMYPYPVSNSVPGQQGKYRGAKGSLPPQRSDQHQPASAPPMMQAAAAAGPPLVAATPYSSYIPYNPQQFPGQPAMMQPMAHYPSQPVFAPMLQSNPRMLTSGSHPQAIVSSSTPQYPSAEQPTPQALYATVHQSYPHHATQLHAHQPQPATTPTGSQPQSQHAAPSPVQHQAGQAPHLGSGQPQQNLYHPGALTGTPPSLPPGPSAQSPQSSFPQPAAVYAIHHQQLPHGFTNMAHVTQAHVQTGITAAPPPHPGAPHPPQVMLLHPPQSHGGPPQGAVPQSGVPALSASTPSPYPYIGHPQAPLPPPGELKIVLAAT, from the exons ATGGCTTTTGCGGCTGCGCTGTCCCCCAGCCCCGCCAGCGGCCCCCTCTTCGCCCTCAACCGCCGGTTACATCAGCCAGCGACGAGCAGGGTTACCTGGCAATTGGTGATCCCCGCAGA ggGACAGAGCACAGGAAAGGGACCCCCACAGTCACCT GTGTTTGAAGGCGTCTACAACAATTCCAGAATGCTGCATTTCCTTACAGCTGTTGTG GGCTCCACTTGTGATGTAAAGGTGAAAAATGGTACCACTTATGAGGGTATCTTCAAGACGCTAAGCTCAAAG TTTGAACTAGCCGTGGATGCTGTGCACCGGAAAGCATCTGAGCCAGCAGGTGGCCCTCGTCGGGAGGACATTGTGGACACCATGGTGTTTAAGCCAAGTGATGTCATGCTTGTTCACTTCCGAAATGTTGACTTCAACTACGCTACTAAAG ACAAGTTCACCGATTCAGCCATTGCCATGAGCTCGAAAGTGAATGGGGAACACAAAGAGAAGGTGCTTCAGCGCTGGGAGGGGGGTGACAGCAACAGCGACGACTATGACCTCGAGTCTGACATG tccAATGGATGGGACCCCAATGAAATGTTCAAGTTCAATGAGGAGAACTACGGTGTGAAGACTACCTATGATAGCAGTCTTTCTTCTTATAC GGTGCCCTTAGAAAAGGACAACTCAGAAGAGTTTCGTCAGCGAGAGCTGCGTGCGGCCCAGTTGGCTCGAGAGATTGAATCAAGCCCCCAGTACCGCCTACGGATCGCCATGGAGAACGACGATGGGCGCACTGAAGAGGAGAAGCACAGTGCAGTCCAGCGGCAGGGCTCAGGGCGGGAGAGCCCCAGCTTGGCATCCAG GGAGGGGAAGTATATCCCTCTGCCTCAACGAGTCCGGGAAGGTCCCCGGGGAGGAGTTCGATGCAGCAGCTCTCGGGGCGGTCGGCCTGGCCTTAGCTCTTTGCCACCTCGTGGCCCTCACCATCTGGACAACAGCAGCCCTGGCCCAGGTTCTGAGGCCCGTGGTATCAATGGAG gcCCTTCCCGCATGTCCCCAAAGGCACAGCGGCCTCTGAGAGGTGCCAAGACTCTGTCTTCGCCCAGTAATAGGCCTTCTGGAGAAACttctgttcctcctcctcctgcag TGGGCCGGATGTATCCCCCGCGTTCTCCCAAGTCTGCTGCCCCTGCCCCAATCTCAGCTTCCTGTCCAGAGCCTCCCATCGGCTCGGCAGTGCCAACCTCTTCAGCCTCCATCCCTGTGACCTCATCAGTCTCAGATCCTGGAGTGGGCTCCATTTCTCCAGCTTCTCCAAAGATCTCCCTGGCCCCCACAGATG TAAAAGAACTCTCTACCAAGGAACCTGGGAGAACTCTGGAGCCCCAGGAGCTGGCTCGGATAGCTGGGAAAG TCCCTGGTCTTCAGAATGAACAGAAACGATTCCAACTGGAAGAACTGAGAAAGTTTGGGGCCCAGTTTAAG CTTCAGCCCAGTAGCTCCCCTGAGAACAGCCTGGATCCTTTTCCTCCCCGGATCTTAAAGGAGGAGcccaaaggaaaggagaaggaggttgATGGTCTGTTGACTTCAGAGCCCATGGGGTCTCCCGTCTCCTCCAAGACAGAGTCCGTATCGGATAAGGAGGACAAACCACCTCTGGCACCATCAGGAGGCACTGAGGGGCCAGAGCAGCCCCCACCACCTTGTCCAAGCCAAACTGGCAGCCCCCCGGTGGGCCTCATCAAGGGAGAAGACAAAGATGAGGGCCCTGTTGCTGA ACAAGTAAAGAAATCAACGTTGAACCCTAATGCTAAGGAGTTCAATCCTACAAAGCCTCTGCTgtctgtg AATAAATCCACCAGTACCCCAACTTCTCCGGGGCCCCGGACTCATTCAACTCCctccatcccggtgctgacagcaGGCCAGAGTGGGCTATACAGCCCCCAGTACATCTCCTACATACCTCAGATCCACATGGGACCAGCTGTGCAG GCACCTCAGATGTATCCATATCCTGTATCCAATTCAGTGCCTGGGCAGCAGGGCAAGTACCGGGGAGCAAAAG gCTCCCTTCCTCCGCAGCGCTCGGACCAACACCAGCCAGCCTCAGCCCCGCCGATGATGCAGGCCGCCGCGGCTGCTGGCCCGCCTCTGGTGGCTGCCACGCCCTATTCTTCCTACATCCCCTACAACCCTCAGCAGTTCCCAGGCCAGCCGGCCATGATGCAGCCCATGGCCCACTACCCCTCACAG CCGGTGTTTGCCCCCATGCTTCAGAGCAACCCACGCATGCTGACGTCGGGCAGCCATCCCCAGGCCATCGTGTCATCCTCTACCCCTCAGTACCCTTCTGCAGAGCAGCCTACCCCCCAAGCCCTTTATG CCACTGTTCACCAGTCCTACCCACACCATGCCACACAGCTCCATGCCCACCAGCCGCAGCCAGCTACCACGCCTACTGGAAGCCAGCCGCAGTCCCAGCATGCGGCCCCCAGTCCTGTCCAG CATCAGGCGGGGCAGGCCCCACACTTGGGCAGTGGACAGCCACAGCAGAATCTGTACCACCCAGGGGCCCTGACAGGCACGCCGCCCTCTCTGCCACCGGGACCTTCTGCCCAGTCCCCTCAGAGCAGCTTCCCCCAGCCAGCCGCTGTGTATGCCATCCACCACCAGCAGCTGCCCCACGGCTTCACCAACATGGCCCATGTTACCCAG GCCCATGTCCAAACTGGAATCACAGCAGCCCCGCCCCCTCACCCTGGGGCTCCCCACCCgccccaggtgatgctgctgcaCCCACCCCAGAGTCATGGGGGGCCCCCCCAAGGCGCGGTGCCCCAGAGTGGGGTGCCTGCACTCTCAGCTTCCACACCCTCACCCTACCCCTACATCGGACACCCCCAAG CTCCCCTTCCACCCCCCGGGGAACTGAAGATTGTCCTGGCCGCGACCTGA